From a region of the bacterium genome:
- a CDS encoding F0F1 ATP synthase subunit alpha, whose protein sequence is MSVSAEEISRILKERIQSFTPTQDVAETGTVISVSDGVAFVHGLRSASMGELVELDGGVQGIVLNLEEDRVGVVLMGETRKVEEGSTVKRTQEIASVPVGEALLGRVVDALGNPIDGLGDADCKETRRIEIKAPGIVQRKSVHEPLQTGIKSIDSMTPIGRGQRELIIGDKKTGKTAIALDTIINQKDTGVVCIYVAIGQKRSSVVQVVEKLREHDALKHTIVVAATASEPAPLSFLAPYTGCAIGEYFMDKGQHALIVYDDLSKHAVAYRAMSLLLRRPPGREAYPGDVFYLHSRLLERAAKLSDDLGGGSLTALPVIETQEGDVSAYIPTNVISITDGQIFLETDLFNSGVRPAVNVGISVSRVGGAAQIKAMKKVAGTLRLDLAQYREMQAFAQFGSDLDAATQAQLARGERLVEILKQDQYEPMNVIDQVISILAVNMGHVDDLEVSQIRSFEKALHQHLRSSHSQLLNTLKEKKALDDEVTTQLDEVFSEFVKEFKAGSLSGSSDHGSLNESGGESAVGKYQPDNGAAAAV, encoded by the coding sequence ATGAGTGTAAGTGCGGAAGAAATTAGTCGGATTTTAAAAGAGCGTATACAGAGCTTTACCCCTACTCAGGATGTTGCTGAGACGGGGACTGTCATCTCTGTTTCAGACGGAGTTGCCTTTGTGCATGGGCTTCGTTCTGCCTCAATGGGAGAGCTGGTTGAGCTCGATGGCGGAGTGCAAGGGATTGTACTTAACCTCGAAGAGGACCGCGTTGGTGTGGTTCTTATGGGCGAAACTCGAAAGGTTGAAGAAGGATCAACGGTGAAGCGAACGCAGGAGATTGCAAGCGTTCCTGTTGGAGAAGCCCTCTTAGGCAGAGTTGTTGATGCGCTTGGAAATCCTATCGACGGCCTTGGTGATGCTGATTGTAAAGAGACTCGACGGATTGAGATAAAGGCACCAGGTATTGTTCAGAGAAAGTCCGTACATGAGCCACTCCAGACGGGGATTAAGTCAATCGATTCGATGACTCCCATTGGAAGAGGTCAACGGGAGCTTATTATCGGCGATAAGAAGACGGGAAAAACCGCCATCGCCCTTGATACCATCATCAATCAGAAAGACACCGGTGTTGTTTGTATTTATGTGGCAATTGGACAGAAGCGTTCCTCGGTAGTCCAAGTGGTCGAGAAGCTGCGCGAGCACGATGCGCTTAAGCACACCATCGTTGTCGCTGCAACTGCCTCTGAGCCGGCGCCACTCTCGTTTCTTGCACCGTACACTGGATGTGCAATTGGTGAGTACTTCATGGACAAGGGGCAACACGCATTGATCGTTTACGACGACCTTTCAAAGCATGCCGTGGCATACCGAGCAATGTCTCTCCTTCTTCGAAGACCTCCTGGGCGTGAAGCATACCCAGGAGATGTTTTCTATCTTCACTCCCGATTGCTCGAGCGAGCAGCAAAGTTGAGTGATGATCTTGGAGGAGGCTCACTGACAGCCCTACCCGTTATCGAAACGCAAGAAGGTGATGTATCGGCATATATCCCGACGAACGTTATTTCGATTACTGATGGTCAGATATTCCTTGAGACAGACCTTTTTAACTCTGGTGTTCGACCTGCGGTGAACGTGGGAATCTCCGTTTCTCGAGTTGGAGGAGCTGCTCAAATCAAGGCGATGAAAAAAGTTGCTGGAACATTGCGCCTCGACCTCGCCCAATACCGTGAGATGCAAGCCTTTGCTCAGTTCGGTTCAGACCTTGATGCAGCAACGCAAGCACAGCTTGCTCGTGGAGAGCGTCTAGTTGAGATCCTGAAACAAGATCAATACGAGCCGATGAACGTGATTGATCAGGTGATTTCCATTCTGGCTGTCAATATGGGTCATGTTGATGATCTCGAGGTAAGCCAGATTCGTTCCTTTGAAAAAGCCTTACATCAACATCTTCGTTCCAGTCATTCTCAGTTGTTGAACACGCTGAAGGAGAAAAAAGCGTTAGATGATGAAGTGACAACTCAGCTCGATGAAGTCTTTAGTGAGTTCGTGAAAGAGTTTAAGGCGGGAAGTCTAAGTGGTTCAAGCGACCATGGTAGCCTCAACGAATCAGGAGGAGAATCTGCCGTGGGAAAGTATCAGCCGGATAACGGCGCTGCAGCGGCGGTGTGA